The following coding sequences lie in one Lolium perenne isolate Kyuss_39 chromosome 2, Kyuss_2.0, whole genome shotgun sequence genomic window:
- the LOC127336715 gene encoding kinesin-like protein KIN-14I isoform X2, giving the protein MADGGAGPAAQLGGGGSNGGTTPSAAATPLLGSSYNFAPPTPSTLSMPIPPELAGAIPLIDRFQVEGFLKAMQKQIQSSGKRGFFIKKSVGPQVREKFTLEDMLCFQKDPIPTSLLKVTNDLVSHSIKLFHVILKYMGIDSPSIISLEERIELVAKLYKHTLKRSELRDELFAQLSKQTRNNPGRSWLIRAWELMYLCASSMPPSKDIGAYLSEYVHYIAHGATTDSDVRVLALNTLNVLKRSVKAGPRVTIPAREEIETLLTSRKLTTIVFFLDETFEEIKYDMATTVADAVEELAGIIKLSVYSSFSLFECRKIVNGSKSSEVGNEEYIGLDDNKYIGDLLSEFKSAKDRNKGEILHCKLVFKKRLFRESDEAVTDPMFVQLSYVQLQHDYILGNYPVGRDDAAQLTALQIWVEIGFIENPESCVEWISLLERFLPRQVAITRAKRDWELDIISRYQLMEHLSKDDARNQFLRILRTLLYGNSVFFSVRKIDDPIGLLPGRIILGINKRGVHFFRPVPKEYLHSAELRDIKQFGSSNTAVFFKMRVAVFFKMRVAPVLHIFQFETKQGEEICVALQTHIKDVMLPRYSKARSGSATIMVSQNDVSQADKPGNVEMYDKRVQELSREIDESQKKADQVALVGKSRLESRLTSGHGQENNSKLEVIGNHSERDTLTTVGSVNNSIEVFLNNHVHLELSFVGWLASYFSGQTYISKDALVY; this is encoded by the exons ATGGCggatggcggcgcgggccccgcCGCGCAGCTCGGCGGGGGCGGCAGCAACGGCGGGACCACCCCGTCCGCCGCTGCCACGCCGCTGCTCGGCTCCAGCTACAACTTCGCGCCGCC TACTCCGTCAACTTTGTCCATGCCAATACCTCCGGAGCTTGCTGGAGCAATCCCGCTGATCGATAGGTTCCAG GTGGAGGGATTTCTTAAAGCAATGCAAAAACAGATCCAATCATCCGGAAAGCGTGGGTTCTTTATTAAAAAATCTGTGGGTCCGCAAGTTCGTGAGAAGTTCACTTTGGAAGATATGTTGTGCTTCCAAAAG GATCCTATTCCAACTTCATTACTGAAAGTAACTAACGACCTTGTAAGCCACTCAATTAAATTATTCCATGTCATATTAAAGTACATGGGCATCGATTCACCTTCAATAATAAGTTTGGAAGAAAGAATTGAACTAGTTGCAAAGCTTTATAAGCATACTTTGAAGCGTTCTGAACTTCGAGATGAGCTCTTTGCCCAGCTTTCAAAACAAACACGTAACAATCCCGGTCG GAGCTGGTTGATAAGAGCTTGGGAGCTAATGTATTTATGCGCATCTTCCATGCCACCAAGCAAAGATATTGGGGCATACTTGTCTGAGTATGTTCACTATATTGCTCATGGAGCCACAACTGATTCTGATGTTCGAGTTCTAGCATTGAACACACTGAATGTGTTAAAACGTTCGGTTAAGGCAGGCCCACGGGTTACAATTCCTGCACGAGAAGAGATTGAAACACTTTTAACCAGCCGGAAGCTTACAACAATTGTATTTTTCTTGGATGAAACATTTGAAGAGATTAAATACGACATGGCAACAACTGTTGCTGATGCTGTTGAG GAACTTGCTGGCATTATCAAACTCTCAGTATATTCTAGTTTCAGTCTTTTTGAGTGTCGAAAGATTGTTAATGGATCAAAATCTTCAGAAGTTGGCAACg AGGAATACATCGGATTAGACGATAACAAATACATTGGTGACTTGCTATCTGAATTCAAGTCAGCTAAGGATCGCAACAAAGGAGAAATTTTGCACTGCAAGCTTGTATTTAAGAAACGCCTCTTTCGCGAGTCTGATGAGGCTGTGACTGATCCGATGTTCGTTCAGCTATCATATGTCCAG TTACAACATGATTATATTTTGGGGAACTACCCAGTAGGCAGGGATGATGCTGCACAACTCACTGCTCTGCAAATATGGGTCGAGATTGGATTCATTGAAAATCCTGAGTCCTGTGT CGAATGGATATCTCTTCTAGAGAGGTTTCTACCTAGACAAGTTGCAATTACTAGAGCAAAGCGAGACTGGGAGCTTGACATCATCTCACGCTATCAGTTAATG GAACACTTGtcaaaagatgatgcaaggaaccAATTTCTCAGAATCTTAAGGACTCTTCTATATGGCAATTCAGTTTTCTTCAGCGTTCGGAAAATTGATGATCCAATAGGACTTTTACCTGGAAGAATCATTTTGGGAATAAACAAGCGCGGG GTTCACTTCTTTCGTCCGGTTCCTAAGGAATACCTACATTCTGCAGAGCTGAGAGACATAAAGCAATTTGGGAGCAGCAATACTGCTGTTTTCTTTAAGATGAGAGTTGCTGTTTTCTTTAAGATGAGAGTTGCTCCTGTTCTTCATATCTTTCAGTTTGAAACTAAGCAG GGTGAAGAAATATGTGTAGCACTTCAAACACATATAAAGGATGTGATGCTCCCTAGATATTCAAAAGCGCGCTCTGGCTCTGCTACTATCATGGTTTCTCAAAATGATGTTTCTCAAGCAGACAAGCCAGGAAATGTTGAAATGTATGACAAACGTGTCCAAGAATTGTCAAGAGAAATTGATGAGTCTCAAAAGAAAGCAGACCAG GTTGCGTTGGTGGGGAAAAGTAGGCTGGAGAGCAGATTAACAAGTGGGCATGGCCAAGAAAACAACTCTAAATTAGAAGTAATTGGAAACCATTCTGAAAGAGATACTCTGACAACCGTAGGCAGTGTCAACAACAGCATTGAGGTATTCTTAAACAATCATGTACATTTAGAGTTGAGTTTTGTAGGATGGCTTGCTTCTTACTTCAGTGGCCAAACATATATTTCGAAAGATGCTTTGGTTTATTAA
- the LOC127336715 gene encoding kinesin-like protein KIN-14I isoform X1, whose protein sequence is MADGGAGPAAQLGGGGSNGGTTPSAAATPLLGSSYNFAPPTPSTLSMPIPPELAGAIPLIDRFQVEGFLKAMQKQIQSSGKRGFFIKKSVGPQVREKFTLEDMLCFQKDPIPTSLLKVTNDLVSHSIKLFHVILKYMGIDSPSIISLEERIELVAKLYKHTLKRSELRDELFAQLSKQTRNNPGRSWLIRAWELMYLCASSMPPSKDIGAYLSEYVHYIAHGATTDSDVRVLALNTLNVLKRSVKAGPRVTIPAREEIETLLTSRKLTTIVFFLDETFEEIKYDMATTVADAVEELAGIIKLSVYSSFSLFECRKIVNGSKSSEVGNEEYIGLDDNKYIGDLLSEFKSAKDRNKGEILHCKLVFKKRLFRESDEAVTDPMFVQLSYVQLQHDYILGNYPVGRDDAAQLTALQIWVEIGFIENPESCVEWISLLERFLPRQVAITRAKRDWELDIISRYQLMEHLSKDDARNQFLRILRTLLYGNSVFFSVRKIDDPIGLLPGRIILGINKRGVHFFRPVPKEYLHSAELRDIKQFGSSNTAVFFKMRVAVFFKMRVAPVLHIFQFETKQGEEICVALQTHIKDVMLPRYSKARSGSATIMVSQNDVSQADKPGNVEMYDKRVQELSREIDESQKKADQLREELQRKTKQEREMQEELEGLRDALQSERHIIQEVSSERDKLKSLCDEKDSSLQVALVGKSRLESRLTSGHGQENNSKLEVIGNHSERDTLTTVGSVNNSIEVFLNNHVHLELSFVGWLASYFSGQTYISKDALVY, encoded by the exons ATGGCggatggcggcgcgggccccgcCGCGCAGCTCGGCGGGGGCGGCAGCAACGGCGGGACCACCCCGTCCGCCGCTGCCACGCCGCTGCTCGGCTCCAGCTACAACTTCGCGCCGCC TACTCCGTCAACTTTGTCCATGCCAATACCTCCGGAGCTTGCTGGAGCAATCCCGCTGATCGATAGGTTCCAG GTGGAGGGATTTCTTAAAGCAATGCAAAAACAGATCCAATCATCCGGAAAGCGTGGGTTCTTTATTAAAAAATCTGTGGGTCCGCAAGTTCGTGAGAAGTTCACTTTGGAAGATATGTTGTGCTTCCAAAAG GATCCTATTCCAACTTCATTACTGAAAGTAACTAACGACCTTGTAAGCCACTCAATTAAATTATTCCATGTCATATTAAAGTACATGGGCATCGATTCACCTTCAATAATAAGTTTGGAAGAAAGAATTGAACTAGTTGCAAAGCTTTATAAGCATACTTTGAAGCGTTCTGAACTTCGAGATGAGCTCTTTGCCCAGCTTTCAAAACAAACACGTAACAATCCCGGTCG GAGCTGGTTGATAAGAGCTTGGGAGCTAATGTATTTATGCGCATCTTCCATGCCACCAAGCAAAGATATTGGGGCATACTTGTCTGAGTATGTTCACTATATTGCTCATGGAGCCACAACTGATTCTGATGTTCGAGTTCTAGCATTGAACACACTGAATGTGTTAAAACGTTCGGTTAAGGCAGGCCCACGGGTTACAATTCCTGCACGAGAAGAGATTGAAACACTTTTAACCAGCCGGAAGCTTACAACAATTGTATTTTTCTTGGATGAAACATTTGAAGAGATTAAATACGACATGGCAACAACTGTTGCTGATGCTGTTGAG GAACTTGCTGGCATTATCAAACTCTCAGTATATTCTAGTTTCAGTCTTTTTGAGTGTCGAAAGATTGTTAATGGATCAAAATCTTCAGAAGTTGGCAACg AGGAATACATCGGATTAGACGATAACAAATACATTGGTGACTTGCTATCTGAATTCAAGTCAGCTAAGGATCGCAACAAAGGAGAAATTTTGCACTGCAAGCTTGTATTTAAGAAACGCCTCTTTCGCGAGTCTGATGAGGCTGTGACTGATCCGATGTTCGTTCAGCTATCATATGTCCAG TTACAACATGATTATATTTTGGGGAACTACCCAGTAGGCAGGGATGATGCTGCACAACTCACTGCTCTGCAAATATGGGTCGAGATTGGATTCATTGAAAATCCTGAGTCCTGTGT CGAATGGATATCTCTTCTAGAGAGGTTTCTACCTAGACAAGTTGCAATTACTAGAGCAAAGCGAGACTGGGAGCTTGACATCATCTCACGCTATCAGTTAATG GAACACTTGtcaaaagatgatgcaaggaaccAATTTCTCAGAATCTTAAGGACTCTTCTATATGGCAATTCAGTTTTCTTCAGCGTTCGGAAAATTGATGATCCAATAGGACTTTTACCTGGAAGAATCATTTTGGGAATAAACAAGCGCGGG GTTCACTTCTTTCGTCCGGTTCCTAAGGAATACCTACATTCTGCAGAGCTGAGAGACATAAAGCAATTTGGGAGCAGCAATACTGCTGTTTTCTTTAAGATGAGAGTTGCTGTTTTCTTTAAGATGAGAGTTGCTCCTGTTCTTCATATCTTTCAGTTTGAAACTAAGCAG GGTGAAGAAATATGTGTAGCACTTCAAACACATATAAAGGATGTGATGCTCCCTAGATATTCAAAAGCGCGCTCTGGCTCTGCTACTATCATGGTTTCTCAAAATGATGTTTCTCAAGCAGACAAGCCAGGAAATGTTGAAATGTATGACAAACGTGTCCAAGAATTGTCAAGAGAAATTGATGAGTCTCAAAAGAAAGCAGACCAG TTGCGGGAAGAGTTAcaaagaaagacaaaacaagaaagagagatgcaagaagaattggaaggGCTAAGAGATGCCTTACAATCTGAACGTCATATCATTCAAGAAGTATCAAGTGAGCGGGATAAGCTAAAATCTCTATGTGATGAAAAGGATTCGTCTTTGCAG GTTGCGTTGGTGGGGAAAAGTAGGCTGGAGAGCAGATTAACAAGTGGGCATGGCCAAGAAAACAACTCTAAATTAGAAGTAATTGGAAACCATTCTGAAAGAGATACTCTGACAACCGTAGGCAGTGTCAACAACAGCATTGAGGTATTCTTAAACAATCATGTACATTTAGAGTTGAGTTTTGTAGGATGGCTTGCTTCTTACTTCAGTGGCCAAACATATATTTCGAAAGATGCTTTGGTTTATTAA